The DNA sequence TTCACGCTCACCATCATCATGGTCAGTATCACGAGGAGGTCCCCAGCTTTCTTCCCGagctttctctcgctctctccatcCACCTACAAAAGGTTACAGAGTAATcggataacaaacaaaaaaaaaagacatgcaaatgagtatcatttaaaaaaaaaaaaaaacaactgaactAACTACAGTTAacaaaaaactacatttcattaattaaatacaatataaaggggtcattaaataaataaataaaggcccACTTATATCAGTAAGTGGTCTTTTTCCCCTCTCTTACTTAGGTTTCCACTAATCCTTCCTCTGACCTccagaataatgttttttttttttttgctataccTTTCAAACCAATGCTGAGCTTAATAACAAGCTGTGGGTTTAAACTGTCCCATGCTTCCATTAAAGATGATTGCATCGTGACAGGAAAATTTGATTCCTtgtgatatgacccctttaacacacATATTTGGGAGCATGCCCTCAGCGAGAAAAAGAGAAACGTAGCTACCATCGGAGATCACACCTGGTCTCCCAAGAGGTTTCCAGGGTCTAGGGTCATCTCCACGACGTGGTCCAGAGTCATCCATACCCCTGCGGCCTCCCCTCTCATCATCCCCTCCTCTTCTGGGGCCCCAGTCATCATCTGCCCCACGTCGGGGCCCTCTGGGTTCATCCATGTTTCTACGGGGCCCACGCTCATCATCAAAGACTCTTCTTGGGCCACGGTCATCATCACCTCGTCTGGGGCCTCGGTCATCATCCATTCCACGCCTTGGTCCACGGTCATCATCACCTCTTCGGTGACCTCGGTCATCGTCAAAGACCCTCCTGGGACCACGGTCATCATCAAAGCCCCGTTTGGGCAGACGGTCATCGTCAACTCCTCGGCGCGGACCTCGTTCCTCATCAAAGCCACGGCGGAGTCCTTTGTCATCTGAACCACCACCACGACGAGAGCTTTCTCCTCCTCTTCGGAAGGGCACTTCACGGTCATGGTCTTCCCGATCATTGTCTTCACGGCCTTCATTCCCCTCTTGACGCCAAACActgggagaattttttttttttttaattaaaatcaattcTCTTCATTCGTTTTTAACCTTTTTCCTTGAGCATCAGGTTATCAATTAATGTGGAAACTCACCGGTCAGCAACAGGACGTCGCCATTCTGATTCACCCTCACCACGCTTCCTCCagccgcctccttcttcccgttcACCCCAGTCCTGCAAAGAAAAAGATTCAAATTTAAACCAAGAAATAACTACAATCCATTGCTTATCTTGTTAAAAACAGAAgtatacagcatttatttttttcaaaaaaattaatactcttcaccaagggtgcattagtctcagcctcagacgtcacgcccacggaccgttggctaaatgtctaatgcatatgggacacaaaagtggaaacacttcaggaatgTCAAAGTCATTATCAGATTGGTTGAACTCTACAGGATTTCCCAGAGACGTTTGTGacgcgttctttaacgttccacctggaaacGAAGATACCGTGGCGaaaaaccccctcacgaaagaagcaTTGCGATTACAACTGTGACGAACAGCGCTtgtcaggatcaactaaacgttGGGTTTTCTAAGTATGTGAAAGATATAAAGTTTGCgacatagaatctttaaaatacgtccgagagttttacacactggtctgttcAACCTGAAGGACTATGAAAGACTAAGggtgcattaaataaaaataaataaagatttctatttcaaacaaatgctgttcttttaaactttttattcaatgGTACTGATAGTGTATAACACATTTGACACAGGATTCTTATGAGTTACCTTGGTGGGTTTTTCTTCTGGTGCCTTCCTTTCCTCTTCCTTGCGGCGTTCACGCTCCTCAATTTCCTGTTGCCGGGCACGCTGCTTTCGCTCCTGTTCCTCCAGCTTACGCAGGCGCTCCTGGTATTCGCGTTCTTCCTCTTCTCTCTGCTCCTGTTCCAAGCGTTCCCGCTCTTCCCGCTCTAAAACACAAAATCAAAGataaaatcaaaaatgaaaagagGAGAGCAAAAGTTAATACATCAAAtaagatattaacatttttaaaaagtattgttTAATGTTTCAACCGTTAACTGAGGTTGATGAACAGCAAATAAGTACCTTTTTTGAGCTGTTCCTCATGGATTCTCTGAGCTTCCTCTTCTTTCTGGAGATAGAAGGCCTTTCGCCGGTCCTCCTTGCGCTGCTTCTTTCGCTCCTCAAGACGCTTCTTCCTCTCCTCAACCATACGTTCTTGGAACTGCTTGAGTTTTTCCTGGGTACAGGAGAAATGATCAAATCTTAGCTACCTTGAGCATCAACATTTTAACCGTCAAAGACTTTATGCTACTACTAAAACATCTTATACAATGTTTATACTAACTACTGAAAGCAAATTTATGATCTGTAAAACATTAAcggaataaattacacttgaaaTTGTTTACCTCATAAATGAAGCTTCGAGCAGCTTTAATTTTAGACAGGAAGTTCTCCTTGTCCTCCATCATCCTTGACATTCTCTGTTTGTGCTCCAGCGCCTTCTCACGCTCCATCTTCATATTGCTGATCTGAGCAACAGACAGGCACAATAACCTTTAGCTTCAATTACAATAAACATGGCACGATTATATTTTTCAACATGTCCTCATTTGGGTGATCCTTATAAATGACTGAATCAAACTATAACCAGACAATGGCCAAGTAGTGCCGAAAGAAAGATTTCAAACtacagttaaagtgaaagtatgTTTAAGTAAATTGGGGGggattgagactttttttttttttttttttagcaaaaaaatgtaaacatggacCAGATTCTGAAAAGTGCAAAAAGCAGTATGTGATTATTACCCTCTCTTCCTCCTGCAGCTCCCATAACTCCATGTCTTTGATGCGCTGCTCCTCATAGGCTTTCTTGATCAGAGGAATCTCCTCAAGGCGCTTGGCTCTCTCAAAGTAGTCGATCTGGAATATGCATATCAGCATCACTTCAGTGTAATATTCAGATATCATCTACTCAGCTGCAAAGAATTAACTAATCCttttactttcaaaatatttacCAACATATTTACAATACTAAAAtactacataaatatttaatggaaGCTATACCTTCTTTTCCTGGTTTTTCAGACGCTCCTGAAgctctttcttctctttttctaGTTGTTCTACCTGTTTGGCCATGATGAAGTCAGGGTCCAGCTCTTCCAGATCCTACAACataaaattaacaattaaataaaaaataaagttttccaCTGATAACACAGTCGACATATAAAAATCAAACAGTCTGGCGTGTTCTAAACGCCCACTTCCCTGACAAATTGAGTACCTCAATATCAATGTCTTTAAAGGCCTTGGCTCCCAGCTCAGTCTTCTTGATCTGCTCCAGTCTCTCACGCACGGTCTTCTTTTTGATTTGCTCGTGTTCTTGCATGATGCGCTCCTTTTCTCGCTCTTTGGCCTCCTGTCTAAGACGCTCTTCCTCGGCCTTGCGCACTTTCTGCAGCTCTGCCTCGCGTTGCTCCAGCTCCTCTTTCTCCCTCTGGATGTTGAGGCTCTCCAGACGCTCTTTTCGTTCCTCAATCGTTTGACGGCGAGCAAGGATGCGCAGATGCTCTTTGCGGGCATTCTTCAGGTAGGATGTGATGGCCTGCTGACTCTGTTCCTCGTGTTCTTGCTGTGGGCAAAATTAGAGCTGATGAGGAAACTGAAATATAGCACTAACCAGCAGAGAGATAATCGATTAAACTTAGCAGTAGTCTTACCATTAGGGAGGCAGGTTTGATGACCTGGATGGCTTTGGCCAAGGAGGATGACATGGCAGTGAGTTGATTGCGTATCTGTTCAGAGGGCATGTTCTGTAGGAATGGGCCTACTGGAGAATCCTCTTTGGTAGAATAGTTCAGATCGGAGCCAAAACTCAGTGTACGAGATGTATGATCAATGCGTACCTTTTGGTAAATACACAAATTTTAAGTCACTACAATAATCTGGACAATCGGGAGAGTCTCCTTGACCACATTGATTCAGGGGGCTTTCAAAATGGCAATTTAGTTCAAAACAGAGCAAGGTTCACATGAAAAATTGTTAATGAGAACGTGGTCCCGAGACTGCCTGAAGGAGGTGGTCGGAGTTCGGTTGCACTCGGCCTCTTGCGTGGTTCACATGAATATGAAAACATCACAGACTCAGGTTTGCACTTGTTCAGGGAGTAAAGTAACCTGCACATGTGTTTTTGCAGATTACAATATATTATCGTCAATAAAACACAAGAGTGAGCCTGCAGTATATTCGATGTAGCAAATGCAACCAGGAACAATCGCACCAGGGCTCGAACCGCAGCAAACGTGCCCATTGTAAAAGCCCCCTTAGAGATTGTGTGGGGAAgataaacagtatttttttttggcCATACCTGTAGGTCACAGTGCCGTGCTGCATCAACAATTGAGCGCTCCAGCTGGAAAGCATCGACGAATGGTACCAGAGATGCTAACCTGCTGAACTCAATGCTCTGGTAGATCTGAGCCACCTGGAATATTAAAACCAAGAAGACAAGATTTTAAGATCTGCAGAAGAATGGAGCATGCACAGATTCTCCAAGTAATTATTAAAAGTTTGGGGGAAGATGATCAAATCCACCTGTTGTAGCAGTCTGAGGATGGTGTTGTTCTGCAAGTGAGGAACGTAATGCTGCAGGTCAGATTCTTTCTCAACCTGGTCCCTCACCCAGTTCAGCACCTAAAGCAGCAGCAAGAACACATACACTACATGAATATATCTTTAGTATTTGTTGACATCAAGAACACTataacactgaagactgctgtGCCAAAATGGTCTAACAAATGAACCACTCTTCTTAACATTTAAGTTTATGAAAGTCAATAGTTAATAGAGTTTTAATGTTTAGCATGagcaaatgtttgttttattttaccgTGGATATGTACATGATTCTTATAagctcagaaaaagaaaaaaaacactgactggAATAGACATTAGTCACATGATATAATTCTAATGTGGCAAATAAATCAAGTGTCACTCACCTTAGTCACTCTTCCACAAAGTTTTAGAGGGTGGAAGTCCACCTCCAACCAGTTGTAGAGCTCTTTAACTTCAGGAACAACATACTGAAGCAGGTTGAATCTCACCTATGACAAAAGTAATGCGCAAAaaggttctcaaactttttttaataaaccataaATTTAAGGGATTACAAAAATTAATGGACAGAAAATATATTACCATGTCATTTATGAGACTCTGGCGAGTGGGTGGAGACTGAAGGCCAAGCAAAGTAGCCAGTCTGCGGTGTTTCTCTACAATGATGCCATCCATGTCCAACAGACGAGCGATATCGGTGCGCTCAGGGGTGATGGGAATAGACAAAGTGGCCAAAAGCACTCGAGTGGACattctgaattaaataaaacacacagcaaTTGATACTTCGAAGCAAGTCTCAATCAACTAATAAATAATCAAGCAAAACTTTCTGATTTCAAGAAATGGATACGTACAGTAAAATTGCAGCAAAAttataacacaaaaaaaaaaaaaaaaaaaaagacaccttgTTCAAGCTGATGATTGCTCTTATTTAATGCTCACCTCTGCATCTCATCTGGGGTAAGGTTCTTGCGCATTTCCCGGGAGAGGTGATAAAGTCGGTGTAGGGTGCAGGCATGGAATAAGGCATTGCCAGACTTCCAGAATACAGTGGACACCTTATTGTAGTAATTGGCCATAAGCTGGGGTTTAGGGGGCTTCTTTGAGAGGGCAAACAATCCATGGATGTCTTCAACTGCTTTGAATGCTTCCTGTGTTGATTACAAAGAACGTAAGCAACCGGTATAACCAGTAAGTCATTAAAGCTTGTGCAACTAAGAAGAACCAATAAGTGTATAGTGCAAAAAGGCaggatgtaattttttttcctcacaaatgAAACCCATCCCATCTATCTTTTTCAGTTATCAATAGTTTTGTTTTGTGAATGTAAAGCAATCTCCTTTGCACTGTACAAAGTTTGACAGCAGCAGCATAAATGAAGACCGTACTGaactgaatatatttatattacgttataaacaataatatagtCTTTTGTACATTGGTGCCTAGCAGTGGTAGGTGAGTTACTTTCAAaaattaattactattactaattatgtcatcaatattgtatttaaattacttaTTACTCTGTCTGAAAAGTAACAGATACTCAATAAGTAActtaattattcaaatcaaatcgCTAATTAGGCTACATCTTAAAACCCCTATAAACCTTAGAAGTAATTAAACTATTATATACAACATATCTGAATAACAAAAACACTTCAGAAAAGTTAAACAAttcatttcagtttggcaagatgttTAGGAAAAGTCCAAGTAGTAAAATCCATACAagtttatgtaaaaataacacaAGGGTGTTTGCGTGCATGTGACTGAATATAATTAGCTCAGATACAGAAGACCATACCTCGCTTTAGTTTCATACAGTAGGAAGTACACACACCTGCCACAGCTCCATGCTAATAGCGCTGTCCAGCTGGACCAGACGTGTCTCGAGATGCATGGACTGGCTCTCAGGATTGTTCAGGTTAATAGCAGTGCTCTGGTTGTGATGTCGTTGGATCTGTCCCAGGTGCATTCGCAGGTTGTCACACAGCTTACGGAACTCTGCTTTACGGGTGTACTGCAGGCAAAACTTAAACGCTGAAGAAGAAACATTTGTGTTATAAATTTGCGCACAGAAGAATATACATGTTAGGTATCATATAACACGATTACCATATATAATACAATGCCGTACTAATTCTACAGGTCCATGTTCCATAATTCTACACATAAACCATTATCTGTACCATATGCTAAAACTCCCAAGCGCAAATGTTTTTGTGTTAGATGGGCTTTACACTAACCTTGCTGAGCAATGTCATGGTAAAGGCGCTCCACTTTGGAGTTATTCCTTAGCAGGTCCAGGCACTGGCGGTACGACTCCCACAGGAACTTGACCCAAGGTGTAAGCAGAAGTCTGTCAGTGCGGTCTTGAGTGTCTTCACCACTGACGGCACTCAACAGAACActgaaaaacataagaaaaaataaaaacaacaacagtcagCGCTTCAGATAATCTTTTACAGAACACAATCACATTGATAGAACCATTCCCTTCAAACGAAGACTGAACATGTTTTGTCTGCATTTAGTGTAATGTAGTGAAAttctgaaattatatataaattgcactaataataaaaagataaaaaaatagcaATTTACTATAGACACATCAGTAGGAAAGAACTGTTAGAGCCTTTAGGATCCTGTACCTTTCTGGGGTCTGAATGTTGTCCAGATCCTCAATGTCCAGCACCATCTGCTGAGACTCCTCTTTCGCTGTCTCAGTCTTCTCTTCTGCAAGTTTCAGGTAAGCACGGACCACATCCTCCAGAGATTTGATATTCACCTGaagcacaagcagaggagcagtcAGTCATTTGGACTGAAGGACAGAACTTACAATTGACTAGTCGTTATTTCGCCTGTACAGAAAATAGATGTAAACTTTACAACAAAAAATGACTGCAAAAGCACTATGACACAAATTACTATACTTTAAAGTCATAATGAAACAGAAGcagcaaaatattttttcatattgtgaCGTTCACTTGAATGTAAtggattattgaaaaataatttaaaaaataggtTGTGTTCTATTCATTAGTTTTTGATTAGACTTTGAGCCAGAAGAACACAAATTTTAAGTGGATTAAAAGTTTAGAGAAGTCCTGCAAaaatcaccagagagaagtctgttgttttatgacattttgattaaacacTAAAGCAAAAacattggacattttttttttttaattacctaaTCACAAGCATATTTATTAGATCTATAACGTGCATTTAGGATATAGATGATTTTCATGCAAGACTCTACAATACATGTTCTATTTTTTGCtcaagtatataataattatggtATCAAAcctgttgacagatgttcttgtactGATACAGTCCCTCCTTTGCCAAGTGGCTCTTGCGCAGGTCCACACAGAGCTCGAGGTATTTGAACATGATCGGCTCGTGTATCTTCTGCCATGTTCGGTGTTTTTTGCTCTTGATGACATCGTAGAGCACATCCAAAGCTGGCTGCTTTTTACCAACTTCAAGAAactctgggggaaaaaaacaatacGGTCATGACCAGCACACTCTTTGAGAATGTGTTGATTTATTACATGATATAAAGCATCCAGATGGGCCTGAATCACTGAAAAATGTTTCATGATCTTCCTTAAGTATTTACGAATCATACAGCCCTCAAATACCACTTTCAACACAAATAGGTTATTTACGGCTGACTATGATATCGAATAAGCAAGACTGTTACAGCTTTAAGGATTTTTTCAGTGTATACTGATAGTCGTCACTGCTAAGCTAGCGGAATGGAAAAGCTTGCTAACACACATGGTAGCATTAACAAAAACGCTCTCTGTCTTTATTTTATCAGTAAGTGTGCAAAATATCTATACTTAATAAACTTGTCCTTTCTCGGAGTACGGTAAGTAGATGAATAATATATGACACAGTAATAAATGAGATTTAATATGCTGCATCATACGTGACACACGGGCCTAGCAACTGTGACATCCGGCCTGCTAGGAATATGGCTACTCCAGCACGCGCCATATCGAGCTAACGGCTAATTCACGACTACAGCTCCAGAGACGGCCGCCGACAATATTCACTCACCGTTTGCACGCTTAAGAGCGTTCTCCGGTCTCTGGAAATAAGCTGGCATTGTTATGGCTTGCTAGCAGGCAGTTTTCAGATAGTCGAGGCTATTTTATTGACTCTGCCTGTCCATCCGCGCCGTGACTCCTAGCCGCGCAAGCAAGAAAGGACTAGCGCACGCACGTGAACTGCGACGGAGACGAGAGTTCCCGTATGTGCGCGTACACGCTTCCTCCCCGCTGTCTGCAGTTCAGATGACAGACATGATACTTAAATATAGTTTGCAATAAAATCACAAGTTATGAAATTTTTCCCAAGACGAGTCTTTATTGCTATTTGACactgtttctttttcttccctttttttttttttttaaatattacacattttataaGGGGGCATTGTTATGGCTGACCTTAATATTTGACCTTTCAGTATTTTTCTCAGAAATTATCAATAGGATACACAGAGCCCTAAcccttaaaaaaatactatatattgtaATCATTAGTAATTCATGAAAATTAATCTGTGTACTATTATTACAATCTAAGCATTTGTATTTGTACATATATTCTAGTTTCCCTTTCGAAGAGTCTTGCCTATGAGGTAAACTTGTGTTTACTCTAAATACTGGATCCTGATTTCTTCACATTCATGTAGCTGCCTGCACAAACAAATGGTGCTTCACCCCGCCAAAAGGAGAGGGGCCAACTGCTATAAGTCAGCTTTCAGCACCATTTCATCAGACTTTTTCTCCTTCGGTGCAAAGATAATTTCCTAAATGGACTCTGAAGCCGAAGCAAGAAGCTTGAAGCCTCCTTGCGTAGAAAAGCCGCAGCAGCAAAAGAACGTCAACTACCAACAAGTGCTTCCCCTGTGGCCATACCATCTGATGACAATAAGAGCAAATTTCATGCAGCATTGTTGCAAATGTTGCATCACATGTGTGGCTCATGCAGGGAACCCTGCTTGACTCAGATGGGCACGGTGAGAGTGTGGCTTGCCTGGGTAGCCCTCACAGGGACAGAGTGCTCTCACTGCGAGAGAATGAGTCTCGCCTTGCTTCACTTGCAGATCACCATCTTTCATGAAGGTGGTCCTCCCTCAGTCTGCTCTCCCAATTAAATGGCCCTTTTCTTACTGGTGTGCATGGAATGAGGACCTATCTTATTGTAATGTGTCATCCGTGTTAACCTTCCTGTAAAAGTTGATGACTTGCTGAAAAACACACCTTCCATGCTCAATGTATATTTGGCAGCCTGTCAGTCTGCAAGAATTACGTTTTTGTGGGGAGCCGGGGGTTTAATCTGCCTCGTTCACATACTGTGACGACCTGGGACTTATCCTTAGTCATTACCCTTTTGGTTCTTCCCAGTTCAGAGGATGAGCAGGGTCCCAATCCACTCTACCTGTTCTGGGCTCTTGGAGTGTATGTGGAGTGCTCTTGCCTGTTTCATATGTTTCGGACGTCCCTCTAAAGGACTACTGGTTACAAAGCAGAGGCTATCTCATTGCATAATGGACACTATAGCCCTTGCTTTTGCCTAGAATGTCCCATAGGAGTAAAGGCCCACTCAAATAGTGGAATGGCCTCTTCCTGGGCTTGGTCCAGTGGGATTTCTGTTATTGCCATAAACCTTCACcggattttataatttatattatcctGCCCTTTGGCATGGATTTTGTCTGTGTAAATTACCTAATCACGTCTATG is a window from the Carassius gibelio isolate Cgi1373 ecotype wild population from Czech Republic chromosome A13, carGib1.2-hapl.c, whole genome shotgun sequence genome containing:
- the LOC128026302 gene encoding eukaryotic translation initiation factor 3 subunit A isoform X3, yielding MPAYFQRPENALKRANEFLEVGKKQPALDVLYDVIKSKKHRTWQKIHEPIMFKYLELCVDLRKSHLAKEGLYQYKNICQQVNIKSLEDVVRAYLKLAEEKTETAKEESQQMVLDIEDLDNIQTPESVLLSAVSGEDTQDRTDRLLLTPWVKFLWESYRQCLDLLRNNSKVERLYHDIAQQAFKFCLQYTRKAEFRKLCDNLRMHLGQIQRHHNQSTAINLNNPESQSMHLETRLVQLDSAISMELWQEAFKAVEDIHGLFALSKKPPKPQLMANYYNKVSTVFWKSGNALFHACTLHRLYHLSREMRKNLTPDEMQRMSTRVLLATLSIPITPERTDIARLLDMDGIIVEKHRRLATLLGLQSPPTRQSLINDMVRFNLLQYVVPEVKELYNWLEVDFHPLKLCGRVTKVLNWVRDQVEKESDLQHYVPHLQNNTILRLLQQVAQIYQSIEFSRLASLVPFVDAFQLERSIVDAARHCDLQVRIDHTSRTLSFGSDLNYSTKEDSPVGPFLQNMPSEQIRNQLTAMSSSLAKAIQVIKPASLMQEHEEQSQQAITSYLKNARKEHLRILARRQTIEERKERLESLNIQREKEELEQREAELQKVRKAEEERLRQEAKEREKERIMQEHEQIKKKTVRERLEQIKKTELGAKAFKDIDIEDLEELDPDFIMAKQVEQLEKEKKELQERLKNQEKKIDYFERAKRLEEIPLIKKAYEEQRIKDMELWELQEEERISNMKMEREKALEHKQRMSRMMEDKENFLSKIKAARSFIYEEKLKQFQERMVEERKKRLEERKKQRKEDRRKAFYLQKEEEAQRIHEEQLKKEREERERLEQEQREEEEREYQERLRKLEEQERKQRARQQEIEERERRKEEERKAPEEKPTKDWGEREEGGGWRKRGEGESEWRRPVADRVWRQEGNEGREDNDREDHDREVPFRRGGESSRRGGGSDDKGLRRGFDEERGPRRGVDDDRLPKRGFDDDRGPRRVFDDDRGHRRGDDDRGPRRGMDDDRGPRRGDDDRGPRRVFDDERGPRRNMDEPRGPRRGADDDWGPRRGGDDERGGRRGMDDSGPRRGDDPRPWKPLGRPGVISDGGWREREKAREESWGPPRDTDHDDGEREGDDRHEGDRFRDRRPPREEGGGWRRGGGEEQSSWRDSRREEFDRGERRDVRDRRDDRDREPRAPQRELDEGGSWRRGGDERKDEREAPPRPRERDRDGGEKSTWRSDKDKENLRRIKNETDDDGWTTVRR
- the LOC128026302 gene encoding eukaryotic translation initiation factor 3 subunit A isoform X1, which translates into the protein MPAYFQRPENALKRANEFLEVGKKQPALDVLYDVIKSKKHRTWQKIHEPIMFKYLELCVDLRKSHLAKEGLYQYKNICQQVNIKSLEDVVRAYLKLAEEKTETAKEESQQMVLDIEDLDNIQTPESVLLSAVSGEDTQDRTDRLLLTPWVKFLWESYRQCLDLLRNNSKVERLYHDIAQQAFKFCLQYTRKAEFRKLCDNLRMHLGQIQRHHNQSTAINLNNPESQSMHLETRLVQLDSAISMELWQEAFKAVEDIHGLFALSKKPPKPQLMANYYNKVSTVFWKSGNALFHACTLHRLYHLSREMRKNLTPDEMQRMSTRVLLATLSIPITPERTDIARLLDMDGIIVEKHRRLATLLGLQSPPTRQSLINDMVRFNLLQYVVPEVKELYNWLEVDFHPLKLCGRVTKVLNWVRDQVEKESDLQHYVPHLQNNTILRLLQQVAQIYQSIEFSRLASLVPFVDAFQLERSIVDAARHCDLQVRIDHTSRTLSFGSDLNYSTKEDSPVGPFLQNMPSEQIRNQLTAMSSSLAKAIQVIKPASLMQEHEEQSQQAITSYLKNARKEHLRILARRQTIEERKERLESLNIQREKEELEQREAELQKVRKAEEERLRQEAKEREKERIMQEHEQIKKKTVRERLEQIKKTELGAKAFKDIDIEDLEELDPDFIMAKQVEQLEKEKKELQERLKNQEKKIDYFERAKRLEEIPLIKKAYEEQRIKDMELWELQEEERISNMKMEREKALEHKQRMSRMMEDKENFLSKIKAARSFIYEEKLKQFQERMVEERKKRLEERKKQRKEDRRKAFYLQKEEEAQRIHEEQLKKEREERERLEQEQREEEEREYQERLRKLEEQERKQRARQQEIEERERRKEEERKAPEEKPTKTFSQRSVGVTSEAETNAPLDWGEREEGGGWRKRGEGESEWRRPVADRVWRQEGNEGREDNDREDHDREVPFRRGGESSRRGGGSDDKGLRRGFDEERGPRRGVDDDRLPKRGFDDDRGPRRVFDDDRGHRRGDDDRGPRRGMDDDRGPRRGDDDRGPRRVFDDERGPRRNMDEPRGPRRGADDDWGPRRGGDDERGGRRGMDDSGPRRGDDPRPWKPLGRPGVISDGGWREREKAREESWGPPRDTDHDDGEREGDDRHEGDRFRDRRPPREEGGGWRRGGGEEQSSWRDSRREEFDRGERRDVRDRRDDRDREPRAPQRELDEGGSWRRGGDERKDEREAPPRPRERDRDGGEKSTWRSDKDKENLRRIKNETDDDGWTTVRR
- the LOC128026302 gene encoding eukaryotic translation initiation factor 3 subunit A isoform X4 → MPAYFQRPENALKRANEFLEVGKKQPALDVLYDVIKSKKHRTWQKIHEPIMFKYLELCVDLRKSHLAKEGLYQYKNICQQVNIKSLEDVVRAYLKLAEEKTETAKEESQQMVLDIEDLDNIQTPESVLLSAVSGEDTQDRTDRLLLTPWVKFLWESYRQCLDLLRNNSKVERLYHDIAQQAFKFCLQYTRKAEFRKLCDNLRMHLGQIQRHHNQSTAINLNNPESQSMHLETRLVQLDSAISMELWQEAFKAVEDIHGLFALSKKPPKPQLMANYYNKVSTVFWKSGNALFHACTLHRLYHLSREMRKNLTPDEMQRMSTRVLLATLSIPITPERTDIARLLDMDGIIVEKHRRLATLLGLQSPPTRQSLINDMVRFNLLQYVVPEVKELYNWLEVDFHPLKLCGRVTKVLNWVRDQVEKESDLQHYVPHLQNNTILRLLQQVAQIYQSIEFSRLASLVPFVDAFQLERSIVDAARHCDLQVRIDHTSRTLSFGSDLNYSTKEDSPVGPFLQNMPSEQIRNQLTAMSSSLAKAIQVIKPASLMQEHEEQSQQAITSYLKNARKEHLRILARRQTIEERKERLESLNIQREKEELEQREAELQKVRKAEEERLRQEAKEREKERIMQEHEQIKKKTVRERLEQIKKTELGAKAFKDIDIEDLEELDPDFIMAKQVEQLEKEKKELQERLKNQEKKIDYFERAKRLEEIPLIKKAYEEQRIKDMELWELQEEERISNMKMEREKALEHKQRMSRMMEDKENFLSKIKAARSFIYEEKLKQFQERMVEERKKRLEERKKQRKEDRRKAFYLQKEEEAQRIHEEQLKKEREERERLEQEQREEEEREYQERLRKLEEQERKQRARQQEIEERERRKEEERKAPEEKPTKDWGEREEGGGWRKRGEGESEWRRPVADRVWRQEGNEGREDNDREDHDREVPFRRGGESSRRGGGSDDKGLRRGFDEERGPRRGVDDDRLPKRGFDDDRGPRRVFDDDRGHRRGDDDRGPRRGMDDDRGPRRGDDDRGPRRVFDDERGPRRNMDEPRGPRRGADDDWGPRRGGDDERGGRRGMDDSGPRRGDDPRPWKPLGRPGGWREREKAREESWGPPRDTDHDDGEREGDDRHEGDRFRDRRPPREEGGGWRRGGGEEQSSWRDSRREEFDRGERRDVRDRRDDRDREPRAPQRELDEGGSWRRGGDERKDEREAPPRPRERDRDGGEKSTWRSDKDKENLRRIKNETDDDGWTTVRR